In Liquorilactobacillus nagelii DSM 13675, the following proteins share a genomic window:
- the topA gene encoding type I DNA topoisomerase has translation MPTVQKKTKTKTTKTKTTRKRKKKLVIVESPSKAKTIEKYLGSTYKVMASLGHIRDLPKSTMGIDMENNYQPHYISIRGKGDVIKELRKEAKKASKVYLAADPDREGEAIAWHLSYLLGLDPKDSNRVVFNEITKDAVKNAFKYPRSINMDLVDAQQARRVLDRLVGYSISPLLWAKIKKGLSAGRVQSIALNLIIKREQEIRNFKPEEYWTIDAKFKSGQQQFSASFLGIDGKKKPLKNNDDVQAILQRLDSKKTFLIKKVDKKERQRFPALPFTTSTMQQAANNILKFRTQKTMMVAQQLYEGINLGKGGSVGLITYMRTDSTRVSNIAVHETSEFIHEKYGSEYAAVKPRKGKLAEGAQDAHEAIRPSSTMRTPDSIKEYLNKDQFKLYSLIWSRFVASQMTPAIFDTMSVDIEQNQVTYRARGSKMKFPGFTLVYKEAKHKDNNLPDLKVNQSVKLISNQPDQHFTLPPARYTEAALIKTLEENGVGRPSTYAPTLGTIQKRYYVKMAARKFEPTELGEIVNSMMEKCFPDILNVDFTANLEDQLDEIEEGKQEWVKVIDQFYQPFAKEVTSAEEKMAKVKIKDEPAGINCDICGAPLVIKLGRFGKFYACSRFPDCRNTKPIVKEIGVTCPKCQQGEVIERKSKKNRVFYGCSRYPECDFVSWDKPVGRTCPKCRHYLIEKKSKNSKKIKCSNCDYVEAEK, from the coding sequence ATGCCAACGGTTCAGAAAAAAACGAAGACCAAAACAACGAAGACCAAAACAACTAGAAAAAGGAAAAAGAAACTCGTAATCGTTGAGTCACCTTCAAAAGCAAAAACAATTGAAAAATATTTAGGTTCGACCTATAAAGTTATGGCCAGCTTAGGTCATATTCGTGATCTTCCTAAAAGTACAATGGGAATTGATATGGAAAATAATTATCAACCACATTATATTTCAATTCGTGGAAAAGGTGATGTGATTAAGGAATTAAGAAAAGAAGCCAAAAAAGCCAGTAAAGTTTATTTAGCAGCCGATCCTGATCGTGAGGGAGAAGCTATTGCTTGGCATTTGTCTTATCTTTTAGGGCTCGATCCCAAAGATAGTAATCGAGTTGTTTTCAATGAAATTACGAAAGACGCTGTCAAAAATGCATTCAAATACCCTCGTTCAATCAACATGGATTTAGTTGATGCTCAGCAGGCTCGCCGAGTTCTAGATCGCTTAGTTGGTTATTCAATCAGTCCTTTATTGTGGGCGAAAATAAAAAAAGGGTTAAGTGCTGGCCGTGTTCAATCTATTGCATTGAACTTGATAATTAAGCGTGAACAAGAAATTCGGAATTTTAAACCGGAAGAGTATTGGACAATAGATGCTAAATTCAAGAGCGGACAACAACAATTTTCTGCAAGCTTTTTAGGAATTGACGGTAAGAAAAAGCCTTTAAAAAATAATGATGATGTACAAGCTATTTTACAGCGCTTAGATTCTAAAAAAACTTTTCTAATAAAAAAAGTTGATAAAAAAGAACGTCAACGATTTCCAGCATTACCTTTCACGACAAGTACAATGCAGCAAGCAGCTAATAATATTTTGAAATTTCGGACGCAAAAAACGATGATGGTTGCGCAGCAATTGTATGAAGGAATTAATCTTGGTAAAGGTGGTTCAGTTGGTTTAATTACTTATATGCGAACTGATTCGACTCGAGTTTCCAATATCGCAGTTCATGAAACATCAGAATTTATTCATGAAAAATATGGTAGTGAATATGCAGCTGTTAAACCACGGAAGGGAAAGTTGGCTGAAGGGGCACAAGATGCCCATGAAGCAATCCGACCTTCTTCAACCATGCGGACACCGGATTCGATTAAAGAGTATCTAAATAAAGATCAATTTAAATTGTATTCATTAATTTGGTCTCGCTTTGTTGCCAGTCAGATGACACCAGCAATTTTTGATACGATGTCAGTTGATATCGAGCAAAATCAAGTAACATATCGTGCACGTGGCTCGAAGATGAAATTTCCTGGTTTTACGTTAGTTTATAAAGAAGCAAAGCACAAAGATAATAATTTGCCAGACTTGAAAGTCAACCAATCGGTAAAATTGATTTCTAATCAACCGGATCAGCATTTCACTTTACCACCAGCACGATATACCGAAGCGGCGTTAATTAAGACTTTGGAAGAAAATGGTGTTGGCCGGCCATCAACCTATGCACCAACCTTAGGTACAATTCAAAAACGTTATTATGTTAAGATGGCAGCTCGTAAGTTTGAACCGACTGAACTGGGTGAAATTGTTAATTCAATGATGGAAAAATGCTTTCCAGATATTTTAAATGTTGATTTTACAGCAAACCTAGAAGATCAACTTGATGAGATTGAAGAGGGAAAGCAGGAATGGGTTAAAGTAATCGATCAGTTCTACCAACCCTTTGCTAAAGAGGTCACCTCGGCAGAAGAAAAAATGGCTAAAGTTAAAATTAAGGATGAACCGGCAGGAATTAACTGTGATATTTGTGGGGCACCTCTAGTGATTAAATTAGGCCGTTTCGGTAAGTTTTATGCCTGCAGTCGTTTCCCGGATTGCCGCAACACCAAACCAATAGTTAAAGAAATTGGTGTTACTTGTCCTAAATGTCAGCAGGGTGAAGTTATTGAGCGAAAATCGAAAAAAAATCGTGTTTTCTATGGCTGTTCACGTTACCCAGAATGTGATTTTGTGTCATGGGATAAGCCAGTTGGACGAACTTGCCCTAAATGTCGGCATTATTTGATTGAAAAGAAAAGTAAGAATAGCAAAAAAATCAAATGCAGCAATTGTGATTATGTTGAGGCAGAAAAATAA
- the hslV gene encoding ATP-dependent protease subunit HslV, with amino-acid sequence MTKISFHATTICAVRHQGHTAMAGDGQVTMGEKVIMKGTARKVRRIYHDQVVVGFAGSVADAFNLEERFEKKLEEYSGNLQRAAVELAQEWRSDQALQKLEALLIVMDKKDLLLVSGSGEVITPDDDILAIGSGGNFALAAAKALKQHAADMSALDIAKSAIGIAGDIDIFTNHHIIGEEL; translated from the coding sequence ATGACTAAAATTTCATTTCATGCAACTACAATTTGTGCGGTTCGTCATCAAGGACACACGGCAATGGCTGGTGATGGACAAGTCACAATGGGCGAAAAAGTTATTATGAAAGGAACTGCTCGAAAGGTTCGTCGAATCTATCATGACCAAGTGGTGGTTGGCTTTGCTGGCAGTGTTGCTGATGCCTTTAACTTAGAGGAACGTTTTGAAAAAAAATTAGAAGAATACAGTGGTAATCTCCAACGAGCAGCTGTTGAATTAGCTCAAGAATGGCGCAGTGATCAAGCTTTGCAAAAACTAGAAGCATTATTAATTGTTATGGATAAAAAGGATTTATTATTGGTGTCTGGTAGCGGTGAAGTGATAACACCCGATGATGATATCTTAGCAATTGGTTCAGGTGGCAACTTTGCTTTGGCGGCTGCTAAAGCTTTGAAGCAACATGCAGCTGATATGTCGGCTTTAGACATTGCCAAGAGTGCAATTGGAATTGCTGGTGATATTGATATTTTCACCAATCATCACATTATTGGTGAAGAATTATAA
- a CDS encoding ribonuclease HII, whose translation MENKQTIRDIKSLLRQTPSEAQLDRFKNDSRKGVQQLLEKFYRCQLKQKQQQERFDERFKYERTFWEENKIVAGIDEVGRGPLAGPVVAAAVILPPDFAVYQVNDSKQLSHKLRESLYSQILLQAQAVGIGVVDNTKIDRLNIYQATRVAMKQAVNNLSIKPQQLIIDAMQIDSPISQLELIKADAQSNSVAAASIVAKVWRDHLMEFYDQIYPGYSFSANAGYGTAAHLLGLKEHGVTPIHRQTFAPVTSFLKS comes from the coding sequence ATGGAAAATAAGCAAACAATTAGAGATATAAAAAGTTTATTAAGACAAACTCCAAGTGAGGCGCAACTTGACAGGTTCAAAAATGATTCACGAAAAGGCGTTCAACAACTGTTAGAAAAATTTTATCGGTGTCAGTTAAAACAAAAGCAACAGCAAGAAAGGTTTGATGAACGTTTCAAATATGAGCGAACTTTTTGGGAGGAAAATAAGATAGTTGCTGGTATTGATGAAGTTGGACGGGGACCGTTAGCAGGCCCAGTTGTTGCAGCCGCAGTTATTTTACCGCCGGACTTTGCAGTTTATCAAGTTAATGATTCCAAACAGTTGAGTCATAAACTGCGGGAAAGTTTGTATTCACAAATTTTGTTGCAGGCCCAAGCAGTTGGAATTGGAGTAGTAGATAACACAAAAATTGATCGATTGAATATTTATCAAGCAACCCGTGTAGCAATGAAACAAGCAGTTAACAATTTATCGATTAAGCCCCAACAGCTAATTATAGATGCAATGCAAATTGATTCGCCTATTTCGCAATTAGAATTAATTAAAGCAGATGCTCAAAGTAACAGTGTAGCGGCGGCCAGTATTGTAGCTAAGGTTTGGCGTGATCATTTGATGGAGTTTTATGATCAAATCTATCCGGGTTATAGTTTTTCAGCTAATGCGGGATATGGAACTGCAGCTCATCTATTAGGGTTAAAAGAGCATGGAGTTACTCCAATTCATCGCCAAACATTTGCACCAGTGACAAGTTTTTTAAAAAGTTAG
- the dprA gene encoding DNA-processing protein DprA, which yields MKQQELLLRMRLCPAISPVTLKKTAVYFQQATKINQTQIIDLLHQPNTSSSWLWQQLFLPEINQQIQLNLKYSSVMTILDDEYPAQLREIYDPPIILFYQGDWGLTHQSHLLGVVGSRKHSAYAPLVINQLLTVLLERGLVTVSGLAAGVDQLAHQCSLNAAKPTIAVIGNGLNIYYPKFNRQLQQKIAINGLLISEYSFNERPLRHHFPARNRIIAGLVSNLLVIEAQHHSGSLITANLALQENRNVLAVPGPINSLFSQGTNELIAAGAKPILQPLDIWEEFL from the coding sequence ATGAAACAACAAGAATTGCTTTTAAGAATGCGTCTATGTCCAGCTATTTCACCGGTTACTCTAAAGAAAACAGCAGTATATTTCCAGCAAGCAACGAAAATTAATCAAACTCAGATTATTGATTTGTTGCACCAACCTAATACAAGCTCTAGCTGGTTATGGCAGCAATTATTTTTGCCTGAAATTAATCAGCAAATCCAATTAAATTTGAAATATAGTTCAGTTATGACAATTTTGGATGATGAATATCCAGCTCAATTACGAGAAATTTATGATCCACCAATAATCCTTTTTTATCAAGGTGATTGGGGATTGACACACCAGTCACATCTTTTGGGAGTTGTAGGCTCAAGGAAACACTCAGCTTATGCGCCATTGGTGATCAACCAATTATTAACCGTATTGCTAGAACGTGGTTTAGTTACGGTGAGTGGCTTAGCAGCCGGGGTAGATCAACTAGCCCACCAGTGTAGTTTGAATGCTGCTAAACCAACAATTGCAGTTATTGGAAACGGCTTAAATATTTATTATCCCAAGTTCAATCGACAATTGCAGCAAAAGATTGCAATTAATGGTTTGTTAATTAGTGAATATAGTTTTAATGAACGACCGCTACGGCATCATTTCCCAGCTCGTAATCGAATTATTGCTGGACTAGTTTCAAATTTATTAGTAATTGAGGCCCAACATCATAGTGGCAGTTTAATTACTGCTAATTTGGCATTGCAAGAAAATCGGAATGTCTTAGCTGTTCCCGGTCCAATTAATTCTTTATTTTCACAAGGAACTAATGAGTTGATTGCAGCCGGTGCAAAGCCAATTTTGCAGCCACTAGATATTTGGGAAGAATTTCTTTGA
- a CDS encoding YozE family protein, translating to MYRKSFYQYLMTERNANSSTALAQFANSAFFDQSFPKQSDNYDEISNYLELNAGYLPSMTIFDQAWQQYLEKME from the coding sequence ATGTATCGTAAAAGTTTTTATCAGTATTTAATGACCGAACGTAACGCTAACAGTTCAACTGCTTTGGCACAATTTGCTAATAGTGCTTTTTTTGATCAAAGTTTTCCTAAACAGTCAGATAACTATGATGAAATATCCAATTATTTAGAATTAAATGCAGGATATTTACCGTCTATGACTATTTTTGACCAAGCATGGCAACAGTATTTGGAAAAAATGGAATAA
- a CDS encoding YpmS family protein, with protein sequence MRRAKEPTKKVGRKYNYWKWAFIGLLAIILGSGLYLIQQITAPNQQEQAITQKTSSLKQQATINVEMNKRQLNAAINYYLKRQQKHEKIKYQFYVDQAAVLVGTTKLLGQSVSFSLYTEPTVTSQGNILLHAKSVAIGTLNAPPKFILSYIQKNYNLGKWVTINSKQETIRLNLRQIKGFHGISVRAQKIDLTKNQFKFKVDVPFKK encoded by the coding sequence TTGCGACGAGCAAAAGAGCCAACTAAAAAAGTGGGTAGAAAATACAATTATTGGAAATGGGCTTTTATTGGTCTGTTGGCAATTATATTGGGCAGTGGCCTTTATTTGATTCAGCAAATAACAGCTCCTAACCAACAAGAACAAGCAATAACTCAGAAAACCAGTTCACTCAAACAGCAAGCTACAATCAACGTTGAGATGAATAAGCGGCAATTAAACGCAGCTATTAACTATTATCTAAAACGTCAACAAAAACATGAGAAGATTAAGTATCAGTTTTATGTTGACCAAGCTGCTGTTTTAGTGGGAACAACTAAGTTATTGGGACAAAGTGTTTCTTTTTCCTTGTATACGGAACCAACTGTTACTAGTCAAGGAAATATTTTACTGCATGCTAAAAGTGTTGCGATTGGAACTTTAAATGCACCACCAAAGTTTATTTTAAGTTATATCCAGAAAAACTATAATTTAGGTAAATGGGTTACAATCAATAGTAAGCAGGAAACAATTCGGCTTAATTTGCGCCAAATTAAGGGCTTTCACGGTATTAGCGTTCGGGCACAAAAAATTGATTTGACTAAGAATCAATTTAAATTCAAAGTTGATGTACCTTTTAAAAAATAA
- the lepB gene encoding signal peptidase I, with protein MRLKYKINVSHLKYWIAIVFWALLVAVIIKSFLLVPIQVNGISMEPTLHSKEEMLITLPGKIKRFDIVIIKTPDHVTYVKRVIGLPGDTLKYKNDHLYINRQRISEPFISREIADKNENYTSDFTLKELTGLNKIPRNQYFVLGDNRRISKDSRTIGTIEGSWIVGKAILIYWPLNCWRWLYKF; from the coding sequence ATGAGACTAAAGTATAAAATTAATGTAAGTCACTTGAAATACTGGATAGCTATAGTCTTTTGGGCCTTGTTAGTGGCGGTTATTATCAAATCTTTTTTGCTGGTTCCAATTCAAGTAAACGGAATTTCTATGGAGCCGACTTTGCATTCAAAAGAAGAAATGCTGATTACTTTACCCGGAAAGATTAAACGGTTCGACATCGTGATAATTAAAACACCTGACCATGTTACTTATGTTAAACGAGTAATTGGGTTGCCAGGTGATACATTAAAGTACAAAAATGATCATTTATATATAAATCGGCAAAGAATCAGTGAACCATTTATTAGTCGCGAAATAGCCGATAAAAATGAAAACTATACATCAGACTTTACCTTGAAAGAATTAACGGGCTTAAATAAAATTCCGCGCAATCAATATTTTGTTTTAGGTGACAATCGTCGAATTAGTAAAGATTCACGGACGATTGGCACAATTGAGGGTAGTTGGATCGTAGGCAAAGCAATTTTGATTTATTGGCCGCTTAATTGTTGGCGCTGGCTGTATAAGTTTTAG
- a CDS encoding SGNH/GDSL hydrolase family protein, whose translation MKILKTWLQFLAILLSLTLLVFGGWHLLNQNKGQSQSTAKTSNSVKNTAAVSSKTKKIKTQQLKLVALGDSLTQGVGDTTNQGGYVGLIQQKLTALPHLKVQTLNYGKAGDRSDQILQRLQASQTIQQQVKQANVIVMTVGGNDLMQVFEKQFSNLTDSQLAAAVASSRKIYQNKVNQLLQQVRAYNSTAPIFVYSVYNPFYVYFPKIQQFQKYTELWNTTTKQAVAEIKNAYFVNIDQRMSTGQYYKNTKQLQQTSVTDITTLNETKLNQVFSDKEEKNHYLSSADHFHPNLKGYRYMTSRLYQVMLQHEKTWHKS comes from the coding sequence TTGAAAATTTTAAAAACATGGTTGCAATTTTTAGCGATTTTGTTAAGTTTAACCTTGCTTGTTTTTGGTGGTTGGCATTTGCTTAACCAGAACAAGGGTCAATCACAGTCAACTGCCAAAACTAGCAACTCCGTTAAAAATACGGCAGCTGTGTCAAGTAAAACTAAAAAAATCAAAACGCAACAATTAAAATTAGTTGCTCTTGGCGATTCGTTAACACAAGGCGTAGGAGATACGACCAATCAAGGTGGTTATGTCGGCTTGATTCAGCAAAAGTTGACAGCTTTGCCGCATCTTAAAGTTCAAACCTTGAATTATGGAAAGGCTGGCGATCGTAGCGATCAGATTTTGCAACGGCTACAGGCCTCACAAACAATTCAGCAACAAGTAAAGCAAGCAAATGTAATTGTCATGACGGTGGGTGGAAATGATTTGATGCAAGTTTTTGAAAAGCAGTTTTCGAATCTCACAGACAGTCAATTGGCAGCAGCGGTTGCATCATCACGTAAAATCTATCAAAACAAGGTTAATCAACTGTTGCAGCAAGTCAGAGCGTACAATTCGACTGCACCAATTTTTGTTTACTCGGTTTATAATCCATTTTATGTATACTTTCCTAAAATTCAGCAATTTCAAAAATATACGGAGCTTTGGAATACAACCACTAAACAAGCAGTTGCTGAAATAAAAAATGCTTATTTTGTCAATATTGATCAACGAATGTCAACTGGTCAATACTATAAAAACACCAAACAATTACAGCAAACTTCGGTAACTGACATTACGACTTTAAATGAAACCAAATTAAATCAAGTATTCAGCGATAAAGAAGAAAAAAATCATTATTTATCATCAGCCGATCATTTTCATCCTAATTTAAAAGGTTACCGCTATATGACCAGCCGTTTGTATCAAGTTATGTTGCAACATGAGAAAACTTGGCATAAATCATAG
- the xerC gene encoding tyrosine recombinase XerC: MSADLIEQFQQYLRVERQYSPETLKAYTEDLELFVKFLNENGGISSLTAVKRLDVHVFMSYLYDQAYQPASIARIISSLRSFYRFLQKNNLIDDNPFSYVQLKRHPRALPRFFYEDEMQALFTAVAGDKPMDLRDRALLETLYATGMRVSECTGLALKNVDFGLKAMLLHGKGGKDRYVPFGKYCQQALKNYLEKVRLPIMAKYQVEHDFVFINHYGAPLTAAGVAYILRKIVRESSLTTSIHPHELRHTFATHLLNRGADLRAVQELLGHSSLSTTQIYTHVTKEHLQRDYQKYFPRS, from the coding sequence ATTTCAGCTGACTTAATAGAACAGTTTCAACAATATTTGCGAGTTGAAAGACAATATTCTCCAGAAACTTTAAAAGCTTATACGGAAGATTTAGAGCTGTTTGTAAAGTTTTTAAATGAAAATGGTGGTATAAGTTCATTAACTGCAGTTAAGCGTCTTGATGTGCATGTTTTCATGAGTTATTTATATGACCAAGCTTATCAGCCAGCATCAATTGCACGAATTATTTCGAGTTTACGTTCTTTTTACCGCTTTTTACAGAAGAATAATTTGATAGATGATAACCCATTTTCCTATGTCCAATTAAAGCGGCATCCCCGGGCATTACCACGTTTTTTTTATGAAGATGAAATGCAAGCTTTATTTACAGCGGTTGCTGGTGATAAGCCAATGGATTTACGTGATCGAGCATTATTGGAAACGCTCTATGCGACTGGAATGCGGGTCAGTGAGTGTACCGGGTTAGCTCTAAAAAATGTCGATTTTGGTTTAAAAGCAATGTTGTTGCATGGTAAAGGTGGAAAGGATCGCTATGTTCCTTTTGGTAAATACTGTCAGCAGGCTTTGAAAAATTATCTAGAAAAAGTGCGGCTGCCAATAATGGCAAAATACCAGGTTGAACATGACTTTGTTTTTATTAATCATTATGGTGCACCGCTGACAGCAGCCGGCGTAGCTTATATTTTGCGAAAAATTGTTAGAGAAAGTAGTCTAACAACTTCAATTCATCCCCACGAACTGCGGCATACTTTTGCTACGCATTTGTTAAATCGAGGTGCTGACTTACGCGCTGTTCAGGAACTTTTAGGACATAGTAGTTTATCAACTACGCAAATTTACACGCATGTTACTAAGGAACATTTGCAGCGTGACTATCAAAAGTATTTTCCGAGATCTTAA
- the ylqF gene encoding ribosome biogenesis GTPase YlqF: MSKIQWYPGHMAKAIRQIKENLKMVDLVLELADARLPESSRNPLVQELIQNKPSLLLLTKKDLADPTETQGWVNYYQTQQQPVLAINSLHDRASVIEKKIQSVLVEKIAKQQQRGIQKKRLRVLCLGIPNVGKSTLLNQLVGKKAAQTGNRPGVTKAQQWLKVGKTLDLLDTPGILWPKFEDPLIGQKLALTGAIKDTLFAADDIALFALEYFEQKQPTQLLERYHLKKTDLQMELPELLLLITQKIGLRDDYERASQRIIFDCRQGKLGRYTLDQVPKLVEKLDESK; encoded by the coding sequence ATGAGTAAAATTCAATGGTATCCAGGACATATGGCAAAGGCTATCCGTCAAATAAAAGAGAATTTAAAAATGGTTGATTTAGTTTTAGAATTAGCTGATGCTCGTTTACCAGAATCATCAAGAAATCCATTGGTGCAAGAACTGATCCAAAATAAGCCAAGTCTGCTGTTGCTGACAAAAAAAGATTTGGCAGATCCAACCGAAACTCAAGGATGGGTCAATTATTATCAAACACAACAACAACCAGTTTTAGCAATTAATAGTTTACATGATCGTGCAAGTGTAATAGAGAAAAAAATTCAGTCGGTTTTAGTTGAAAAAATTGCTAAGCAGCAGCAACGAGGAATCCAGAAAAAGCGATTGCGAGTCCTATGTCTAGGAATCCCCAATGTTGGTAAATCAACTTTACTGAATCAATTGGTGGGTAAAAAGGCGGCACAAACTGGTAATCGTCCTGGAGTAACTAAAGCTCAGCAATGGCTTAAAGTAGGTAAAACTTTGGATTTATTAGATACACCCGGAATTTTATGGCCTAAGTTTGAAGATCCTTTGATTGGACAGAAGCTAGCTTTAACCGGTGCAATCAAAGACACTTTATTTGCCGCTGATGATATTGCTCTGTTTGCTTTGGAATATTTTGAACAAAAGCAGCCAACTCAATTATTAGAACGCTATCATTTAAAGAAAACTGATCTCCAAATGGAATTACCAGAATTGCTATTGCTAATTACGCAAAAAATTGGGTTGCGTGACGATTATGAACGTGCAAGTCAACGAATTATCTTTGATTGTCGTCAAGGAAAATTGGGACGCTACACCTTAGATCAAGTACCAAAATTGGTGGAAAAATTGGATGAAAGTAAATAA
- a CDS encoding S41 family peptidase: MFKQKKTKTAKRFGWLTIICSSLTCLIVGGGIVFLFMNHQLQEAEATNQSLGKISTVYSALYNNYYKSVSRTKLVNGALNGMVDSLGDPFSEYMSKSETESLSNTISSSFTGIGAEVQKSGSHIQIISPIKGTPAEKAGLKAKDIIEKIDGKSITGYSVNKAVSLIRGKKGTSVTLTIKRGDQSFTKTLKRATIPVKTVSGKIVKNHPTVGYVQVSTFSENTAKEFKAELKSLQKKGAKSFIIDMRDNPGGLMDQALKMSSIFVKNGKVLLRVQQRTGAQQVYRAGKKYDSGYKITGKTVVLINSGSASAAEIFSAALHQSAGDQLIGTKSYGKGTVQNTLPFSDQTELKMTIAKWLTPNGDWINHKGLQPTIKADYPSYAYQTAIDTQKTYQQGQVSNQIKKMQVLLNAMQYSAGQANGYFSDQTVAAVKKFQQDNKLTVSGKADAQTINKLEEKVAEQISQRDNAYQAAINVLK, encoded by the coding sequence ATGTTTAAGCAAAAAAAGACGAAAACGGCCAAACGTTTTGGCTGGTTGACAATTATTTGCAGCAGTTTAACCTGTTTGATAGTTGGCGGCGGAATTGTATTTCTTTTCATGAACCATCAATTACAAGAAGCAGAGGCAACGAATCAATCTTTAGGTAAGATTAGTACTGTCTATTCAGCTTTGTATAACAATTATTATAAAAGTGTTAGTCGTACTAAGTTAGTTAATGGAGCACTAAATGGTATGGTAGACTCGCTGGGGGATCCGTTTTCTGAGTATATGTCAAAATCGGAAACAGAGTCGTTGAGTAATACAATTTCCAGTAGCTTCACTGGCATTGGTGCTGAAGTTCAAAAGAGCGGCTCACATATCCAAATAATCTCACCAATCAAAGGAACCCCAGCAGAAAAAGCTGGTTTAAAGGCTAAAGATATTATTGAAAAAATTGATGGGAAATCAATTACGGGTTATTCCGTGAATAAAGCGGTATCGTTAATTCGTGGTAAAAAGGGAACTAGTGTAACTTTGACAATTAAGCGTGGAGATCAATCCTTTACGAAGACTTTGAAGCGTGCAACGATTCCGGTTAAGACGGTTAGTGGTAAAATTGTTAAGAATCATCCAACAGTCGGTTATGTTCAAGTTTCAACTTTTTCTGAAAATACCGCTAAGGAATTTAAAGCTGAGTTAAAGAGCTTGCAGAAAAAGGGAGCTAAGTCGTTTATAATTGACATGCGAGATAATCCGGGTGGCTTGATGGACCAAGCTTTAAAGATGTCTTCAATTTTTGTTAAAAACGGGAAGGTTTTATTGCGTGTCCAGCAAAGAACCGGGGCACAACAAGTTTACCGTGCAGGTAAAAAATATGATAGTGGCTATAAGATAACTGGTAAAACGGTTGTTTTAATTAATAGCGGTAGTGCGAGTGCGGCTGAAATCTTTTCTGCAGCATTGCATCAATCAGCTGGTGATCAATTAATTGGGACTAAATCTTATGGTAAAGGAACAGTTCAAAACACTTTACCATTTAGTGATCAAACTGAGTTGAAGATGACAATTGCTAAATGGCTGACGCCAAATGGCGATTGGATTAATCATAAGGGATTACAACCAACCATTAAAGCCGACTATCCAAGTTACGCTTATCAAACGGCTATTGACACTCAAAAAACCTATCAGCAAGGACAAGTTTCGAATCAAATTAAAAAAATGCAGGTGTTGTTAAACGCAATGCAATATAGTGCGGGGCAAGCTAACGGATACTTTAGTGATCAAACTGTGGCAGCTGTCAAGAAATTTCAGCAGGACAACAAGTTAACAGTTTCTGGTAAAGCAGATGCCCAGACTATTAATAAATTAGAAGAAAAGGTTGCCGAACAAATTAGTCAACGTGATAATGCTTATCAAGCAGCTATTAATGTTTTGAAATAG